A single window of Streptomyces griseoviridis DNA harbors:
- a CDS encoding siderophore-interacting protein: MAQGRGWEGTVLRLMRAKDFTFTVTGVEDVTPEYRRLRLSDGGLLAAAGVHPTMWVRLWFGNAGKPHQRAYTLVDPDPAAGTFSFEFALHEGAASDWARAAAPGDTIEATVQGTGFEPPEPAPGRILAVGDPASLPAINSLLGSFTTAPATVWFEGGGDGLPFRTDPARHEVRRVRRGDLVAQVRAELPAALAADPAPYVWIACDTRTTRALSGYVRKELGLARERTHALGYWRAT, from the coding sequence ATGGCGCAGGGGCGGGGCTGGGAGGGCACGGTCCTCCGGCTGATGCGGGCGAAGGACTTCACCTTCACCGTCACCGGGGTCGAGGACGTCACACCGGAGTACCGGCGGCTGCGCCTCTCCGACGGCGGGCTGCTCGCCGCGGCCGGGGTCCACCCCACCATGTGGGTCAGGCTCTGGTTCGGCAACGCGGGCAAGCCGCACCAGCGGGCCTACACCCTGGTCGACCCGGACCCCGCGGCCGGCACCTTCTCCTTCGAGTTCGCCCTGCACGAGGGCGCCGCCAGCGACTGGGCGCGCGCCGCCGCGCCCGGCGACACCATCGAGGCGACCGTCCAGGGCACCGGCTTCGAACCGCCCGAGCCCGCCCCCGGCCGGATCCTCGCCGTCGGCGACCCCGCGTCGCTGCCCGCGATCAACTCCCTGCTCGGCTCGTTCACCACCGCACCGGCCACCGTCTGGTTCGAGGGCGGCGGCGACGGCCTGCCCTTCCGCACCGACCCCGCCCGGCACGAGGTGCGCCGGGTGCGACGCGGTGACCTCGTCGCCCAGGTGCGCGCCGAACTGCCCGCGGCGCTCGCGGCCGACCCGGCGCCCTACGTCTGGATCGCCTGCGACACCCGCACCACCCGGGCCCTGTCCGGGTACGTCCGCAAGGAGCTCGGCCTCGCGAGGGAACGCACCCACGCGCTCGGGTACTGGCGCGCGACCTGA
- a CDS encoding HhH-GPD-type base excision DNA repair protein, whose protein sequence is MDVTLHLAQDPEADALLGRSPLAALTGMLLDQQVPMEWAFKGPRTIADRLAATDLDAHAIAVQDPDAFAALLAEKPAVHRYPGSMAGRVQQLCQYLVEHYDGNAELVWKGVDDGAELLRRLQELPGFGRQKAQIFLALLGKQLGVRPRGWREAAGAYGEPDSFRSVADITGPDSLARVRAHKQEMKAAAKAEKAAEAEKAQKAQQSGKTAGSAKSGRTAK, encoded by the coding sequence ATGGACGTCACCCTGCACCTCGCCCAGGACCCCGAGGCCGACGCGCTCCTCGGGCGGTCCCCGCTCGCCGCGCTGACCGGCATGCTGCTCGACCAGCAGGTGCCGATGGAGTGGGCGTTCAAGGGGCCGCGCACCATCGCCGACCGGCTGGCGGCCACCGATCTCGACGCGCACGCCATCGCCGTCCAGGACCCGGACGCGTTCGCCGCGCTGCTCGCCGAGAAACCGGCCGTGCACCGCTACCCCGGCTCGATGGCGGGCCGCGTCCAGCAGCTCTGCCAGTACCTCGTGGAGCACTACGACGGCAACGCCGAACTGGTCTGGAAGGGCGTCGACGACGGCGCCGAACTGCTGCGCCGCCTCCAGGAGCTGCCCGGCTTCGGCAGGCAGAAGGCGCAGATCTTCCTGGCCCTGCTCGGCAAGCAGCTCGGGGTGCGCCCGCGGGGCTGGCGGGAGGCGGCCGGCGCGTACGGCGAACCCGACTCCTTCCGCTCGGTGGCCGACATCACCGGCCCCGACTCCCTGGCCAGGGTCCGCGCCCACAAACAGGAGATGAAGGCGGCGGCAAAAGCCGAGAAAGCTGCGGAAGCCGAGAAAGCCCAGAAGGCCCAGCAGTCCGGGAAGACGGCGGGGTCCGCGAAGTCGGGGAGGACGGCGAAGTAG
- a CDS encoding HdeD family acid-resistance protein, whose product MTQPSPGSWSRDHHDQAAGSPSSPYGHDEPPFEGPLHALSRAAWQVVLLTGVASLVLGVLILVWPDASLRVAGILFGLYLVVSGVFQLVAAFGTHRRTALRVLAFISGTVSILLGLFCFRGAMQSILLLALWIGIGWLIRGVTQTLAAASDRTMPARGWQILLGIVTFVAGVVLIDSPFESVAVLTVVGGIWLVAVGVVEIVTAVRIRGRAERIPATV is encoded by the coding sequence ATGACGCAGCCATCGCCCGGCTCCTGGAGCCGCGACCACCACGACCAGGCCGCCGGCAGCCCCTCCTCCCCGTACGGCCATGACGAGCCGCCGTTCGAGGGTCCCCTGCACGCCCTCTCCCGGGCCGCCTGGCAGGTCGTCCTGCTGACCGGCGTCGCCTCGCTGGTCCTCGGCGTGCTGATCCTGGTCTGGCCCGACGCCTCGCTGCGCGTCGCCGGCATCCTCTTCGGCCTGTACCTAGTGGTCAGCGGCGTCTTCCAACTGGTCGCCGCGTTCGGCACGCACCGCAGGACGGCGCTGCGGGTGCTGGCGTTCATCAGCGGCACCGTGTCGATCCTGCTCGGCCTGTTCTGCTTCCGTGGCGCGATGCAGTCGATCCTGCTGCTCGCCCTGTGGATCGGCATCGGCTGGCTGATCCGCGGGGTCACCCAGACCCTGGCCGCCGCCTCCGACCGGACCATGCCCGCCCGCGGCTGGCAGATCCTCCTCGGGATCGTCACCTTCGTGGCCGGCGTGGTGCTGATCGACTCCCCGTTCGAGTCGGTGGCCGTGCTCACCGTCGTCGGCGGGATCTGGCTGGTCGCGGTCGGTGTCGTCGAGATCGTCACCGCGGTCCGGATCCGCGGCCGGGCGGAGCGGATTCCAGCCACTGTGTGA
- a CDS encoding helicase HerA-like domain-containing protein: MSDSESAPAATTPGAGRSASALPPEAAAIALGYAATGPALDLGALLWDGRCLPDARIRVPLAALNRHGLVAGATGTGKTKTLQLIAEQLSAQGVPVFLADVKGDLSGISAPGAPGDQVRARADEVRQRWTATGFPAEFYALGGIGTGIPVRATVTSFGPVLLAKVLQLNRTQEQSLGLIFHYADTKGLELFDLKDLRAVVAFLTSDEGRAELKEIGGLSTATAGVILRSLTAFEAQGTAGFFGEPEFDTAELLRTASDGRGLVSVLELPAVQDRPALFSTFLMWLLADLFHDLPEVGDLDRPKLVFFFDEAHLLFDGASKAFLDSITQTVRLIRSKGVGVFFVTQSPKDVPSDVLGQLGNRVQHALRAFTPDDQKALRATVKTFPDSPYDLEEVLTGLGTGEAVVTVLSERGAPTPVAATRLRAPESLMGPLDAAALDRAVSTSPGYARYAQAVDRESAYEKLTAARATAPTAPRAPATGPKAEPSMVEQVVGSGMFKSLARSIGTQVGREITRSLFGTAKRRR, encoded by the coding sequence ATGAGCGACAGCGAGAGCGCGCCCGCGGCCACCACTCCCGGCGCCGGACGGAGCGCTTCCGCCCTGCCGCCCGAGGCCGCCGCCATCGCGCTCGGCTACGCCGCCACCGGCCCCGCCCTCGACCTGGGCGCCCTGCTGTGGGACGGCCGATGCCTGCCGGACGCGCGGATCCGCGTCCCGCTGGCCGCTTTGAACCGGCACGGTCTGGTCGCGGGCGCCACCGGCACCGGGAAGACCAAGACCCTCCAGCTGATCGCCGAGCAGCTCTCCGCGCAGGGCGTCCCGGTCTTCCTCGCGGACGTCAAGGGCGACCTGTCGGGGATCTCGGCGCCCGGCGCACCGGGCGACCAGGTGCGGGCGCGGGCCGACGAGGTGCGCCAGCGGTGGACGGCGACCGGATTCCCGGCCGAGTTCTACGCGCTCGGCGGCATCGGCACCGGCATCCCGGTGCGGGCCACCGTCACCAGTTTCGGGCCGGTGCTGCTCGCCAAGGTGCTCCAGCTCAACCGGACCCAGGAGCAGTCGCTCGGCCTGATCTTCCACTACGCCGACACCAAGGGCCTCGAACTGTTCGACCTCAAGGACCTCAGGGCCGTCGTCGCGTTCCTCACCTCGGACGAGGGCCGCGCCGAACTGAAGGAGATCGGCGGCCTGTCCACGGCCACCGCCGGGGTGATCCTGCGCTCCCTGACCGCGTTCGAGGCGCAGGGCACGGCCGGTTTCTTCGGGGAGCCCGAGTTCGACACGGCCGAGCTGCTGCGCACCGCCTCCGACGGGCGCGGCCTGGTCTCCGTCCTCGAACTGCCCGCCGTCCAGGACCGTCCCGCGCTGTTCTCGACGTTCCTGATGTGGCTGCTCGCCGACCTCTTCCACGACCTGCCCGAGGTCGGCGACCTGGACCGGCCGAAGCTGGTGTTCTTCTTCGACGAGGCGCATCTGCTGTTCGACGGCGCCTCCAAGGCGTTCCTCGACTCGATCACGCAGACCGTCCGGCTCATCCGCTCGAAGGGGGTCGGCGTCTTCTTCGTCACGCAGAGCCCGAAGGACGTGCCGTCCGACGTCCTCGGCCAGCTCGGCAACCGCGTCCAGCACGCGCTGCGCGCCTTCACGCCCGACGACCAGAAGGCGCTCAGGGCGACGGTGAAGACGTTCCCCGACTCCCCGTACGACCTGGAGGAGGTGCTGACCGGGCTCGGCACGGGTGAGGCGGTCGTCACCGTGCTCAGCGAGAGGGGCGCGCCGACGCCGGTCGCGGCGACCCGGCTGCGGGCGCCCGAGTCCTTGATGGGCCCGCTCGACGCGGCGGCCCTCGACCGGGCGGTCTCGACGTCCCCCGGGTACGCGCGGTACGCCCAGGCCGTGGACCGGGAGTCGGCGTACGAGAAGCTGACGGCGGCCCGCGCGACCGCGCCCACGGCGCCGCGGGCCCCGGCGACCGGGCCGAAGGCGGAGCCGTCGATGGTCGAACAGGTCGTCGGCAGCGGGATGTTCAAGTCCCTGGCCCGCTCGATCGGCACCCAGGTCGGCCGCGAGATCACCCGCTCCCTCTTCGGAACGGCCAAGCGCCGCAGGTGA
- a CDS encoding type II toxin-antitoxin system VapB family antitoxin, translating to MIFKRIGNGRPYPDHGRESTRQWADVAPRPVRLDQLVTTKGQLDLETLLAEDSTFYGDLFAHVVKWQGDLYLEDGLHRAVRAALQQRQVLHARVLELD from the coding sequence GTGATCTTCAAGCGCATCGGAAACGGCCGGCCGTACCCCGACCACGGCCGGGAGAGCACCCGGCAGTGGGCGGACGTCGCGCCACGCCCGGTCCGCCTCGATCAGCTCGTGACGACCAAGGGGCAGCTCGACCTGGAGACCCTCCTGGCCGAGGACTCGACGTTCTACGGTGACCTGTTCGCCCACGTCGTGAAGTGGCAGGGCGACCTCTATCTGGAGGACGGCCTGCACCGCGCGGTCCGTGCCGCGCTCCAGCAGCGCCAGGTGCTACACGCCCGCGTCCTGGAGCTGGACTGA
- a CDS encoding LytR C-terminal domain-containing protein has protein sequence MSMLTPPGMGGKYRISGDVYPRMRQRRRRGRLAFLAVASVAVLGLVGWGTLQLIDVFTGGGKASAAGSATDCPSPRASASSVAVTRSGPLPEPGRITVNVLNATPRSGLAKETADELKKRGFKIGEVGNATKEYDKKVPGSGLLLGPASALDTSLPVLGTQLGGAERRTDAARKGTDVDLILGTGFKNLTAKAVADKALAELAAPEPTPTASSKKKTC, from the coding sequence ATGAGCATGCTGACTCCCCCGGGTATGGGCGGCAAGTACCGGATCAGCGGGGACGTGTACCCGCGGATGCGGCAGCGCCGGCGCCGCGGCAGGCTCGCGTTCCTGGCGGTCGCCTCCGTCGCCGTGCTCGGCCTGGTCGGCTGGGGGACCCTTCAGCTCATCGACGTCTTCACCGGCGGCGGCAAGGCCTCGGCCGCCGGTTCCGCGACCGACTGCCCGTCCCCGCGGGCGAGCGCCTCATCGGTCGCCGTCACCCGCTCGGGACCGCTGCCCGAGCCCGGCCGGATCACCGTCAACGTGCTCAACGCGACGCCCCGCAGCGGCCTCGCCAAGGAGACCGCCGACGAGCTGAAGAAGCGCGGCTTCAAGATCGGCGAGGTGGGCAACGCCACCAAGGAGTACGACAAGAAGGTGCCCGGCAGCGGTCTGCTGCTCGGCCCCGCGTCCGCCCTCGACACCTCGCTGCCCGTGCTCGGCACCCAGCTCGGCGGCGCCGAGCGGCGCACCGACGCGGCCCGCAAGGGCACCGACGTCGATCTGATCCTGGGCACCGGCTTCAAGAACCTCACGGCGAAGGCGGTCGCCGACAAGGCGCTGGCCGAGCTGGCCGCGCCGGAGCCGACGCCCACCGCGTCGTCGAAGAAGAAGACCTGCTGA
- the upp gene encoding uracil phosphoribosyltransferase: MRLHVVDHPLVAHKLTTLRDQRTDSATFRRLADELVTLLAYEATRDVRTEQVDIRTPVASTTGVKLSYPRPLVVPILRAGLGMLDGMVRLLPTAEVGFLGMIRNEETLQASTYASRMPEDLSGRQVYVLDPMLATGGTLVAAIQELMRRGADDVTAVVLLAAPEGVEIMERELAGSPVTVVTAAVDDHLNELGYIVPGLGDAGDRLYGAAE; this comes from the coding sequence ATGCGTCTCCACGTCGTCGACCACCCTCTGGTCGCCCACAAGCTCACCACGCTGCGCGACCAGCGCACCGACTCCGCGACCTTCCGCCGTCTCGCCGACGAGCTGGTCACCCTGCTCGCCTACGAGGCCACGCGTGACGTGCGGACCGAACAGGTCGACATCAGGACGCCGGTCGCCTCGACGACGGGCGTGAAGCTCTCCTACCCGCGCCCCCTGGTGGTGCCGATCCTGCGGGCCGGTCTCGGCATGCTGGACGGCATGGTCCGGCTGCTGCCGACCGCCGAGGTGGGCTTCCTCGGCATGATCCGCAACGAGGAGACGCTCCAGGCGTCCACGTACGCGAGCCGCATGCCCGAGGACCTCTCCGGCCGCCAGGTGTACGTCCTCGACCCGATGCTGGCCACCGGCGGCACGCTGGTCGCCGCCATCCAGGAGCTGATGCGGCGCGGCGCCGACGACGTGACCGCGGTGGTGCTGCTCGCGGCCCCCGAGGGCGTCGAGATCATGGAACGCGAGCTGGCCGGCAGCCCGGTGACGGTCGTGACGGCCGCGGTCGACGACCACCTCAACGAACTGGGCTACATCGTCCCCGGCCTCGGCGACGCGGGCGACCGCCTGTACGGCGCGGCCGAGTAG
- a CDS encoding tRNA adenosine deaminase-associated protein translates to MYFAALLARTEDGWEASDTELDDVETLADLADLARESAGEDDDTVLVFIEQEESWFGIVRVDGEEDPRVYVSNAAAAARSSYGELLLTDELLGKDGSIDLDDLDLDGTEDGEPDDEGDDDSADSVPSGPVGDVSILADLGVGEKELSALDDDALGDIAEALGASEVLETVR, encoded by the coding sequence GTGTACTTCGCCGCACTGCTCGCGCGCACCGAAGACGGGTGGGAAGCGAGCGACACGGAGCTCGACGATGTGGAGACCCTGGCCGACCTGGCCGATCTGGCCCGGGAGTCCGCCGGTGAAGACGACGACACCGTCCTCGTCTTCATCGAGCAGGAGGAGTCCTGGTTCGGCATCGTCCGGGTGGACGGTGAGGAGGACCCGCGCGTCTATGTCTCGAACGCCGCCGCCGCCGCCCGCAGCTCGTACGGTGAACTGCTGCTCACGGACGAACTGCTCGGCAAGGACGGTTCCATCGACCTCGACGACCTCGACCTCGACGGCACGGAGGACGGTGAGCCGGACGACGAAGGGGACGACGACTCCGCCGACTCGGTGCCGTCAGGGCCGGTGGGCGACGTCTCGATCCTCGCGGACCTCGGGGTCGGCGAGAAGGAGCTGAGCGCCCTCGACGACGACGCGCTCGGCGACATCGCCGAGGCCCTGGGCGCCTCGGAGGTACTGGAGACCGTGCGCTGA
- the tadA gene encoding tRNA adenosine(34) deaminase TadA: MRLALAEAGRAGDDVPVGAVVLGPDGTTVLAAGHNEREATGDPTAHAEVLAIRGAAARTGDWRLSGCTLVVTLEPCTMCAGALVQSRVDRVVYGARDEKAGAAGSLWDVVRDRRLNHRPEVVEGVLADDCARLLTAFFRTP; the protein is encoded by the coding sequence ATGCGGCTCGCCCTGGCCGAGGCCGGGCGGGCCGGTGACGACGTCCCCGTCGGCGCCGTCGTCCTCGGCCCCGACGGCACCACGGTCCTCGCGGCCGGGCACAACGAGCGCGAGGCGACCGGCGATCCGACGGCCCACGCGGAGGTCCTGGCGATCCGCGGGGCCGCCGCGCGGACCGGCGACTGGCGGCTGTCCGGCTGCACCCTCGTGGTCACCCTCGAACCCTGCACGATGTGCGCGGGCGCGCTCGTGCAGTCCCGGGTCGACCGCGTGGTCTACGGCGCCCGCGACGAGAAGGCGGGCGCGGCCGGCTCCCTGTGGGACGTCGTCCGCGACCGCCGCCTCAACCACCGTCCCGAGGTGGTCGAGGGCGTCCTCGCGGACGACTGCGCCCGGCTGCTGACCGCCTTCTTCCGCACCCCCTGA
- a CDS encoding Dabb family protein — translation MIRHLVLFKLAEGVERDDPRVVEGVAAFRSLEGSIPEIRYWELGWNISDRPIAYDFAINSGFDDADALRRYVEHPEHQAGVALWKEFATWVIADYPYEAH, via the coding sequence ATGATCCGCCACCTGGTGCTGTTCAAGCTCGCCGAGGGCGTCGAGCGGGACGACCCCCGGGTCGTCGAGGGTGTCGCGGCCTTCCGTTCGCTCGAGGGCTCGATCCCCGAGATCCGGTACTGGGAGCTGGGCTGGAACATCAGCGACCGCCCCATCGCCTACGACTTCGCCATCAACTCCGGCTTCGACGACGCCGACGCGCTGCGCCGCTACGTCGAGCACCCCGAGCACCAGGCCGGCGTCGCGCTCTGGAAAGAGTTCGCCACCTGGGTGATCGCCGACTACCCGTACGAGGCTCATTGA
- a CDS encoding RNA polymerase sigma factor SigF gives MTAFDGWTEEEVALTVSASTAPPQEAQEVTETPQRSRGADTRALTQVLFAELKDLHPGTPEHNRVRAALIEANLPLVRYAAARFRSRNEPMEDVIQVGTIGLINAIDRFDPERGVQFPTFAMPTVVGEIKRYFRDNVRTVHVPRRLHELWVQVNGATEDLTTAFGRTPTTAEIAERLRIGEDEVLSCIEAGRSYHATSLEAAQEGDGLPGLLDRLGYEDPALDGVEHRDLVRHLLVQLPEREQRILLLRYYSNLTQSQISAELGVSQMHVSRLLARSFQRLRSANRIEA, from the coding sequence ATGACCGCTTTTGACGGATGGACCGAAGAAGAGGTGGCGTTGACCGTGTCGGCCAGTACAGCGCCTCCCCAGGAGGCCCAGGAAGTCACGGAGACCCCCCAGCGCAGCCGAGGCGCCGACACCCGGGCCCTCACCCAGGTGCTGTTCGCCGAACTGAAGGACCTCCACCCGGGCACGCCGGAGCACAACCGGGTGCGCGCGGCGCTCATCGAGGCGAACCTCCCGCTCGTGCGCTACGCGGCGGCCCGCTTCCGCTCCCGCAACGAGCCGATGGAGGACGTGATCCAGGTCGGCACGATCGGGCTGATCAACGCGATCGACCGGTTCGACCCGGAGCGGGGCGTGCAGTTCCCGACCTTCGCGATGCCGACCGTCGTCGGCGAGATCAAGCGGTACTTCCGCGACAACGTCCGCACGGTCCATGTCCCGCGCCGGCTGCACGAGCTGTGGGTGCAGGTCAACGGCGCGACCGAGGACCTCACGACGGCGTTCGGGCGGACCCCGACCACCGCCGAGATCGCCGAGCGGCTGCGCATCGGCGAGGACGAGGTGCTCTCCTGCATCGAGGCGGGACGCTCGTACCACGCGACCTCCCTGGAGGCCGCCCAGGAGGGCGACGGGCTGCCGGGGCTGCTCGACCGGCTCGGCTACGAGGACCCGGCCCTGGACGGCGTGGAACACCGCGACCTGGTCCGCCATCTCCTCGTCCAACTCCCCGAGCGGGAGCAGCGGATCCTGCTGCTGCGGTACTACAGCAATCTCACCCAGTCGCAGATCAGCGCCGAACTCGGCGTCTCCCAGATGCATGTGTCGCGGCTACTGGCGCGTAGCTTCCAGCGGCTGCGATCCGCAAACAGGATCGAGGCGTAA
- a CDS encoding RNA polymerase sigma factor SigF: MSADQGSSKVLTLVKSESAPDAALDDVQVIEVPAAPAPPTASEAIDTRTLSRSLFLRLAALAEDSPERAYVRDTLIELNLPLVRYAAARFRSRNEPMEDIVQVGTIGLIKAIDRFDCERGVEFPTFAMPTVVGEIKRFFRDTSWSVRVPRRLQELRLALTKASDELSQKLDRSPTVAELATVLGVSEEDVVDGLAVGNAYTASSLDSPAPEDDGGEGSLADRLGYEDTALEGVEYRESLKPLLAKLPPRERRIIMLRFFANMTQSQIGEEVGISQMHVSRLLTRTLAQLREGLISD, encoded by the coding sequence ATGTCCGCAGACCAGGGCAGCTCGAAGGTGCTCACGCTCGTCAAGAGCGAGTCCGCGCCCGACGCCGCGCTTGACGATGTACAGGTGATCGAGGTCCCCGCGGCCCCGGCTCCTCCCACGGCCTCGGAAGCCATCGACACCCGCACCCTGTCCCGCTCCCTGTTCCTGCGGCTCGCCGCGCTCGCCGAGGACAGCCCCGAGCGCGCCTACGTCCGGGACACCCTGATCGAGCTGAACCTCCCGCTCGTGCGCTACGCGGCGGCCCGCTTCCGCTCGCGCAACGAGCCGATGGAGGACATCGTCCAGGTCGGCACCATCGGCCTGATCAAGGCGATCGACCGCTTCGACTGCGAACGGGGCGTGGAGTTCCCCACGTTCGCGATGCCGACGGTGGTCGGCGAGATCAAGCGGTTCTTCCGCGACACCTCCTGGTCGGTGCGGGTCCCGCGCCGCCTCCAGGAGCTGCGGCTGGCGCTCACCAAGGCGAGCGACGAGCTGTCCCAGAAGCTGGACCGCTCGCCCACCGTCGCCGAACTCGCCACCGTGCTCGGGGTGTCCGAGGAGGACGTCGTCGACGGCCTCGCGGTCGGCAACGCCTACACGGCCTCCTCGCTCGACTCCCCGGCCCCGGAGGACGACGGCGGCGAGGGCTCCCTCGCGGACCGCCTCGGCTACGAGGACACCGCCCTCGAAGGCGTCGAGTACCGCGAGTCGCTCAAGCCGCTGCTGGCCAAGCTGCCGCCCCGGGAGCGCCGGATCATCATGCTGCGCTTCTTCGCCAACATGACCCAGTCGCAGATCGGCGAGGAGGTCGGCATCTCCCAGATGCACGTCTCCCGGCTGCTCACCCGCACCCTCGCCCAGCTCCGCGAGGGCCTCATCTCGGACTGA
- a CDS encoding MarR family winged helix-turn-helix transcriptional regulator, producing the protein MAERAQYEELLRQFSAFGAVKRELGRILPSDCPSGSAAVLTLLGRHGAMRMSKLSELLSVDMSVTSRHAAHLAERGWIDRSPDPADKRSRILHLTPEGVALLEELSERTAQLLADRLGDWSDDEVAQLIVLMTRLRASFDDCRAPARLPPPALAPTTRTPANT; encoded by the coding sequence ATGGCCGAGCGGGCCCAGTACGAGGAACTGCTCCGTCAGTTCAGCGCCTTCGGGGCCGTGAAAAGGGAGTTGGGGCGGATCCTGCCGTCCGACTGCCCGAGCGGAAGCGCAGCCGTACTGACCCTCCTCGGGCGCCACGGCGCCATGCGCATGAGCAAGCTCTCCGAGCTGCTCTCGGTGGACATGTCGGTCACCAGCAGGCACGCGGCGCACCTCGCCGAGCGCGGCTGGATCGACCGCTCCCCCGACCCGGCGGACAAGCGGTCCCGGATCCTGCACCTCACACCGGAGGGCGTCGCCCTCCTGGAGGAGCTGTCCGAGCGGACCGCCCAACTGCTCGCCGACCGCCTCGGCGACTGGAGCGACGACGAAGTCGCCCAGCTCATCGTCCTGATGACCCGGCTGCGGGCGAGTTTCGACGACTGCCGTGCGCCGGCCAGGCTCCCGCCACCCGCACTCGCACCGACCACCCGTACACCCGCGAACACGTGA